Proteins encoded together in one Lathyrus oleraceus cultivar Zhongwan6 chromosome 5, CAAS_Psat_ZW6_1.0, whole genome shotgun sequence window:
- the LOC127079103 gene encoding beta-galactosidase 6, with product MEKWMSLVMLLLLISLKTIEQNFVVKAAEEVTYDGRSLIINGHRNILFSGSIHYPRSTPQMWGDLIAKAKQGGLDVIQTYVFWNLHEPQPGKYDFSGRYDLVRFIKEIQSQGLYVCLRIGPFIESEWTYGGFPFWLHDVPGIVYRTDNEPFKFYMQNFTTKIVNMLKEEGLYASQGGPIILSQIENEYQNVERAFGTAGSQYVEWAAKMAVGLNTGVPWVMCKQTDAPDPVINTCNGMRCGETFTGPNSRNKPAMWTENWTSFYQVYGGLPYIRSAEDIAFHVALFVARNGSFINYYMYHGGTNFGRTASAYTITGYYDQAPLDEYGLFRQPKYGHLKELHAAIKSCSTTLLQGVQRNFSLGELQEGYVFEEENGGCVALLINNDKGNNVTVQFRNSSYDLLPKSISILPDCQNVAFNTANVSTTSNRRIITSRQNFSSVDEWQQLQDVIPTFDDTSLRSNSLLEQMNTTKDTSDYLWYTLRFENNLSCSAPILLVHSAAHVAHAFVNNEFIGGVHGNHDAKSFTLELPVILNEGTNNISILSVMVGLPDSGAFLERRLAGIMNVELQCSEEETLNLNNSTWGYQVGLLGEQLEVYDEQNSRDIKWTQLGDIIVDETTLTWYKATFDTPKGDEPVVLDLSSMGKGEVWINGQSIGRYWILFHNSKGNPSQSLYHVPRSFLKDSENSLVLFEEGGGNPLGISLSTVSVTDLQDDFSKLSLPTFT from the exons ATGGAAAAATGGATGTCTTTGGTGATGCTGCTGTTGTTAATATCGTTGAAAACAATAGAACAAAATTTTGTAGTTAAAGCTGCAGAAGAAGTAACATACGATGGAAGATCTCTTATCATCAATGGCCACAGAAATATTCTCTTCTCTGGTTCTATTCATTACCCTCGCAGCACCCCTCAG ATGTGGGGAGACTTGATAGCGAAAGCAAAACAAGGAGGATTGGATGTTATCCAAACCTATGTGTTTTGGAATCTTCATGAACCTCAACCCGGCAAG TATGATTTTAGTGGAAGATATGACTTGGTGAGATTCATAAAAGAAATTCAAAGTCAAGGACTGTATGTTTGTCTCAGAATTGGACCCTTCATTGAAAGTGAATGGACATATGG AGGATTCCCATTTTGGCTGCATGATGTCCCTGGCATTGTTTACCGAACAGACAATGAGCCATTTAAG TTCTACATGCAAAATTTTACAACAAAAATTGTCAACATGTTGAAAGAAGAGGGTTTATATGCTTCACAAGGAGGCCCAATTATATTGTCACAG ATTGAGAATGAATATCAAAACGTCGAAAGAGCATTCGGTACGGCAGGTTCGCAGTATGTTGAATGGGCTGCAAAAATGGCAGTAGGCCTTAATACAGGCGTACCGTGGGTTATGTGCAAGCAAACAGATGCTCCTGATCCTGTG ATCAACACATGTAATGGTATGAGATGTGGAGAAACTTTTACAGGACCAAACTCTCGTAATAAGCCTGCAATGTGGACAGAGAATTGGACATCATT CTATCAAGTGTATGGTGGATTGCCGTATATACGATCGGCAGAAGACATTGCGTTTCATGTCGCTCTTTTTGTAGCACGAAACGGAAGCTTTATCAATTACTATATG TATCATGGTGGAACAAACTTTGGGAGAACTGCCTCTGCTTATACTATAACAGGTTATTACGATCAAGCACCGCTCGATGAATATG GTTTGTTCAGACAACCGAAGTATGGACATCTCAAGGAGTTGCATGCTGCAATCAAGTCTTGTTCAACCACTTTATTACAAGGAGTGCAGAGGAATTTCTCATTAGGTGAATTGCAGGAA GGTTATGTTTTTGAAGAAGAAAATGGAGGATGTGTTGCATTGCTTATAAACAATGATAAAGGGAACAATGTTACTGTCCAATTTCGCAATAGTTCATATGACTTGCTCCCCAAGTCAATAAGTATCTTACCAGATTGTCAAAACGTGGCTTTCAATACTGCAAAT GTAAGTACAACCAGCAACAGAAGGATCATAACTTCAAGACAAAACTTCAGCTCAGTTGATGAATGGCAACAACTTCAAGATGTGATTCCGACTTTCGATGACACTTCGTTAAGATCAAACTCGTTACTCGAGCAAATGAATACAACTAAAGACACTTCGGATTACCTTTGGTATACTCTTAG GTTTGAAAACAATTTATCTTGCAGTGCTCCAATACTTCTTGTTCATTCTGCTGCTCATGTTGCTCATGCTTTTGTGAACAACGAATTCATTG GAGGTGTGCATGGAAACCATGATGCGAAGTCATTTACATTAGAGCTCCCGGTTATACTAAACGAAGGAACAAACAACATTTCTATTCTCAGCGTTATGGTTGGACTTCCG GATTCGGGGGCGTTTCTTGAAAGAAGACTTGCTGGTATAATGAATGTAGAACTTCAGTGCAGTGAAGAAGAGACTCTTAATttgaacaattctacatggggATATCAG GTTGGATTACTTGGAGAACAATTAGAAGTATATGATGAACAAAATAGCAGAGACATTAAATGGACTCAACTAGGGGATATCATTGTTGATGAAACTACTCTCACTTGGTACAAG GCAACATTTGACACACCTAAGGGAGATGAGCCTGTTGTGTTAGACCTTAGCTCAATGGGGAAAGGTGAGGTTTGGATAAATGGACAAAGCATTGGTCGGTATTGGATTTTGTTTCATAACTCCAAAGGCAATCCTTCACAATCATT GTATCATGTTCCTCGTTCATTCCTTAAAGACAGTGAAAACAGTTTGGTTTTGTTTGAGGAAGGTGGTGGGAATCCTCTTGGCATATCATTGAGTACTGTTTCAGTCACAGATTTACAAGATGACTTTTCTAAGTTATCACTCCCCACTTTTACTTAA